The following are from one region of the Apostichopus japonicus isolate 1M-3 chromosome 17, ASM3797524v1, whole genome shotgun sequence genome:
- the LOC139954979 gene encoding cytochrome P450 2U1-like: MALLEVITTNFLDLKMFLLVAVIFFISLIWFNRDKRYLPPGPIGLPIIGNLPYFILCKKEAPEAFGNLAKRNGPIIYVRFGAMEAIVLNDFKTIQEAMNHPDLQDRPEQKTFESKKIKDAVGGKAEGIAMASGKAWKHQRKFLVNTFRDFGVGKSRFEDSVAMEAAAMMAAIREKNNLPFDPQILFSNAFSNIICSVTFGKRFEYYDPKFERLLALVLRQFEVIGGAAVLAAFPILGKFEFGPIKEVTKNTLEFINFFQNIINDHKSKFDENNINDVIDAYMLEMRSSEVNGSPDPEVFNEKNLGALVGDLFFAGIDSSVSSLRWALVYFLINPEVQVKVQTELDDVIGRDRMPRWEDRSRLPYVEATIAEIQRIGTVAAIGGTHAARKDVTFRGYTIPKGIAVIPNVYAVMRNPVLWPKPLEFKPERFLDENGKFTKPEHFIPFNIGPRKCPGEQLAKMELFIFLTHLLHKFTFYQPEDTPAPSTDGKMGLTFKPPPFQVSLRERD; the protein is encoded by the exons ATGGCCTTGCTAGAAGTGATCACCACAAACTTTTTGGACctaaaaatgtttcttttagtAGCTGTTATATTTTTCATATCACTAATTTGGTTCAATCGAGATAAACGGTACTTGCCACCCGGTCCTATCGGTTTACCGATCATAGGAAACCTTCCTTATTTTATTCTCTGCAAGAAAGAAGCACCGGAGGCATTCGGGAATCTAGCCAAGCGAAATGGACCCATCATTTATGTCCGCTTTGGTGCTATGGAAGCTATAGTTTTGAATGATTTTAAGACCATACAAGAAGCCATGAACCATCCCGACTTGCAAGACAGGCCGGAGCAGAAAACGTTTGAATCGAAGAAAATCAAAGATGCCGTGGGTGGGAAGGCCGAAG GTATCGCAATGGCTTCTGGGAAAGCATGGAAACATCAAAGGAAGTTCCTGGTAAACACTTTCCGAGACTTCGGGGTTGGTAAATCGAGGTTTGAAGATTCTGTTGCCATGGAAGCAGCCGCCATGATGGCAGCTATACGAGAAAAGAATAACCTCCCCTTTGATCCTCAGATTTTGTTCTCCAATGCCTTTTCAAACATTATCTGTTCGGTTACGTTTGGCAAGCGGTTTGAGTACTACGATCCCAAATTTGAGCGACTCTTAGCACTGGTATTACGTCAGTTTGAGGTAATTGGTGGCGCTGCTGTCCTAGCCGCTTTTCCGATTCTTGGGAAATTTGAATTTGGACCCATTAAGGAGGTTACGAAGAACACACTCGAATTTAtcaatttctttcaaaatatcaTAAACGATCATAAAAGTAAGTTCGATGAGAACAATATTAATGACGTCATCGATGCTTACATGCTGGAAATGAGGTCAAGCGAGGTCAACGGAAGTCCTGACCCGGAAGTGTTTAATGAGAAGAATCTCGGCGCTCTGGTTGGAGACCTCTTCTTCGCTGGTATTGATTCGTCGGTGTCTTCTTTGCGATGGGCTTTAGTTTACTTTCTCATTAACCCGGAAGTGCAGGTCAAAGTTCAAACGGAGCTCGACGACGTTATCGGAAGAGACAGGATGCCAAGGTGGGAGGATCGAAGCCGGTTACCGTACGTCGAGGCTACCATCGCCGAAATACAGCGGATCGGCACAGTCGCTGCCATCGGCGGGACGCACGCGGCCAGAAAGGACGTTACCTTCCGCGGGTACACAATACCAAAAGGCATTGCGGTTATACCGAATGTGTACGCTGTAATGAGGAACCCCGTGCTATGGCCTAAACCACTTGAGTTCAAACCTGAAAGATTTTTAGACGAGAATGGTAAATTTACCAAGCCGGAACACTTTATTCCATTCAACATAG gtCCGAGAAAGTGTCCTGGAGAGCAACTAGCCAAGATGGAGTTATTTATCTTTTTAACGCATTTGTTACATAAATTCACATTCTACCAACCAGAAGATACACCAGCGCCCTCAACTGACGGCAAAATGGGTCTTACCTTCAAACCACCGCCATTCCAAGTATCTCTCAGGGAAAGAGACTAA